CTCGGGCTCCGCCTTTGAGGCTCCTCGAGCCAGACTTTTCGACACAAATCCGGTCTCAGTATATCCAGTTCACGAAATTCGTACGCACACGGATGGTAGCCCGCCGCCCTCGGCACGGACAGCCGCCGACGAGCACGCCGTCGTGACGCAGTGTCATGTCCCTCCCGCCGGCCCTCCCCGTCCGGCCCGGCCAGGAGCAACGGCCCCTACGGGCCGGCGGAGGCCGCCGTCTCCGGCCCGTGGCCGCGCGTCGGCATGCGGACCGCGTCAGCCGTCATCCGGGCACCCTGACGGACCGTGGCCGCGCACCGTCCGTGACGGGTGACGGAGCGTCCGATCCCCGTACCCCGTCCCCGCCGCCGCCCCCACCGCCGGACGGCGCAACAGGAGCGTCGGGGTGACGGATCCCGTAGTGGAAGACAGAGCGTCAACGATGCAGAGGCCCGCGGCACGGCCTGTGCACCGGCCCCGGCGGCCCCGGCCGCTCTCCGCGTCACCTGCCCCGCAGCGTCATGTCGCACGCCCCACCGGCCGCTCCTAGCATGAACCTGAGACCGCCCGTCTCCCCGTGCCGGAAGTGGCGGGACGAGAGCCGAACAGCGACCGTCCGGGACCGGAACCCTCGCTCGATGCGCAGGCCACAACGTCTGCGGCTCACAACGGCTGTGGCGCATTCACTCCCGCCGGGCTCGCCCCGAGGAGGGACGATGGCATCCATTCTGGTGGCCGACGACGACGCCGACATCCGTGACCTCGTGGCCTACAAGCTCACGCAGTCCGGCCATCAGGTCACCGTGGTCGACGACGGTCTGGGCGCGCTCAAGGCCGTCCGTGAGCAGACCGTGGATCTCGCCCTCCTCGACATCAGAATGCCCGGGATGTCAGGTCTGGACGTCTGCCGGGAACTGCGGGCCGCGCCGGAGACGGAGAGGCTGCCGGTGATCCTGCTCACCGCTCGATCGCAGGAGTTCGACATCGAGACCGGCTTCGCGGCCGGTGCCGACGACTACATCATCAAACCGTTCAGCCCGCGTGAACTGAGCAGCCGGGTGCAGGCGGTCCTGGC
The nucleotide sequence above comes from Streptomyces sp. TLI_235. Encoded proteins:
- a CDS encoding response regulator receiver domain-containing protein, encoding MASILVADDDADIRDLVAYKLTQSGHQVTVVDDGLGALKAVREQTVDLALLDIRMPGMSGLDVCRELRAAPETERLPVILLTARSQEFDIETGFAAGADDYIIKPFSPRELSSRVQAVLARATR